In Drosophila willistoni isolate 14030-0811.24 chromosome XR unlocalized genomic scaffold, UCI_dwil_1.1 Seg8, whole genome shotgun sequence, a single genomic region encodes these proteins:
- the LOC6645773 gene encoding uncharacterized protein LOC6645773 isoform X1 has product MRMRRRKLLICWAALQAGSAILTCLLLLLLPSHNEVSAGIVPPPWSDPAKNPCASMAGGWQLLYWTPLKKCFKIFTLGYPCPDTMELSPTPVSAKRKDVPAAECRCPPGSALSALTDNVCHQLYQRGPCEVKEYFKPLPDQDKRSGNRWGSCTTPLNCDEGMLYWPRDNKCYAQYSKGPCNRGKLLTLNADGLAECRCENSGELATYYYPAEDSCYEHYTKGPCSTPGHIFLPGGRCDCQRHLPHYYASQQMCFELDTPGPCPPGHIFRIPDESVQETAATTLQLLPRAKCVCKEGYVPWTDGICYRLYTRGPCGANEFLVNGTSCVQNFCGKNRLYFPAEDSCYRIGSQGPCSLHQVVIFDFTARPSLDGISYNGMCGCSGVLTNLDQQCSSSGHGGIGGGQELNICESTPGMVDINGQCHKLYTRGPCGAGQWLEPLKSQGKYKNDGTSTILAYATKAKCVCRPGYTPTNSNESSDTIGTSNGNRHSSNCSAPSVSLARYLTIERHNSKFLNELNFSPLIPLNG; this is encoded by the exons ATGCGAATGAGGCGACGGAAGTTGCTTATCTGTTGGGCGGCCCTGCAGGCGGGCTCTGCGATTTTGACCTGCCTGTTGTTGTTACTTCTGCCCAGCCACAATGAGGTATCGGCGGGCATTGTGCCGCCACCATGGAGTGATCCCGCCAAAAATCCATGTGCCAGCATGGCTGGCGGTTGGCAATTATTGTATTGGACACCGTTGAAGAAGTGTTTCAAGATCTTTACATTGGGCTATCCGTGTCCGGATACCATGGAATTGAGTCCCACACCGGTGAGTGCAAAACGCAAGGATGTTCCAGCTGCCGAATGCAGATGTCCACCAGGCAGTGCCTTGAGTGCCCTAACAGACAATGTGTGCCATCAGCTGTATCAGCGCGGACCATGCGAGGTGAAAGAGTACTTTAAACCACTGCCGGATCAGGACAAAAG ATCCGGTAATCGTTGGGGCTCCTGCACAACACCCCTGAACTGTGACGAGGGCATGTTATATTGGCCCAGGGACAACAAGTGCTATGCCCAGTATAGCAAGGGTCCTTGCAATCGGGGTAAATTGCTAACCCTAAATGCAGATGGTTTGGCCGAATGTCGCTGCGAGAATTCCGGTGAATTGGCCACCTATTACTATCCAGCGGAGGACTCTTGCTATGAGCATTATACCAAAGGACCTTGCTCGACGCCGGGTCACATTTTTCTGCCGGGCGGCCGCTGTGACTGTCAGCGCCATTTGCCGCACTACTATGCATCTCAACAGATGTGCTTTGAGCTGG acACGCCCGGGCCCTGTCCACCTGGCCACATCTTTCGCATACCCGATGAGTCGGTCCAGGAGACGGCTGCAACCACACTGCAACTGCTGCCCAGGGCCAAGTGTGTGTGCAAGGAGGGCTATGTCCCTTGGACAGATGGCATCTGCTATCGCCTCTATACACGCGGTCCTTGTGGAGCCAATGAATTCCTGGTCAACGGCACATCATGTGTACAAAATTTCTGTGGGAAGAATCGCTTATACTTCCCAGCGGAGGACTCATGCTATAGGATTGGCTCCCAAGGGCCCTGTTCGCTGCATCAGGTGGTGATCTTTGATTTCACAGCCCGACCATCGTTGGACGGCATTTCCTACAATGGCATGTGCGGCTGTTCGGGCGTCCTAACTAATCTCGATCAGCAATGCTCATCGAGTGGGCATGGCGGGATCGGCGGCGGTCAGGAGCTGAACATATGCGAATCGACGCCGGGAATGGTTGACATAAATGGCCAGTGCCATAAGCTATACACTCGCGGACCATGCGGTGCTGGCCAATGGTTGGAGCCACTTAAATCTCAGGGGAAATACAAAAACGATGGTACCTCAACGATTCTGGCCTATGCCACCAAAGCCAAATGCGTTTGCCGACCAGGATATACGCCAACCAATAGCAACGAGTCATCGGATACCATCGGCACAAGCAACGGCAACAGGCACAGCAGCAATTGCAGTGCACCGAGCGTCAGTTTGGCGAGGTATTTAACTATCGAGCGACACAACTCGAAATTCCtcaatgaattaaattttagtCCCCTAATACCACTGAACGGGTGA
- the LOC6645773 gene encoding uncharacterized protein LOC6645773 isoform X2, protein MRMRRRKLLICWAALQAGSAILTCLLLLLLPSHNEVSAGIVPPPWSDPAKNPCASMAGGWQLLYWTPLKKCFKIFTLGYPCPDTMELSPTPVSAKRKDVPAAECRCPPGSALSALTDNVCHQLYQRGPCEVKEYFKPLPDQDKRSGNRWGSCTTPLNCDEGMLYWPRDNKCYAQYSKGPCNRGKLLTLNADGLAECRCENSGELATYYYPAEDSCYEHYTKGPCSTPGHIFLPGGRCDCQRHLPHYYASQQMCFELDTPGPCPPGHIFRIPDESVQETAATTLQLLPRAKCVCKEGYVPWTDGICYRLYTRGPCGANEFLVNGTSCVQNFCGKNRLYFPAEDSCYRIGSQGPCSLHQVVIFDFTARPSLDGISYNGMCGCSGVLTNLDQQCSSSGHGGIGGGQELNICESTPGMVDINGQCHKLYTRGPCGAGQWLEPLKSQGKYKNDGTSTILAYATKAKCVCRPGYTPTNSNESSDTIGTSNGNRHSSNCSAPSVSLARWFLEIFG, encoded by the exons ATGCGAATGAGGCGACGGAAGTTGCTTATCTGTTGGGCGGCCCTGCAGGCGGGCTCTGCGATTTTGACCTGCCTGTTGTTGTTACTTCTGCCCAGCCACAATGAGGTATCGGCGGGCATTGTGCCGCCACCATGGAGTGATCCCGCCAAAAATCCATGTGCCAGCATGGCTGGCGGTTGGCAATTATTGTATTGGACACCGTTGAAGAAGTGTTTCAAGATCTTTACATTGGGCTATCCGTGTCCGGATACCATGGAATTGAGTCCCACACCGGTGAGTGCAAAACGCAAGGATGTTCCAGCTGCCGAATGCAGATGTCCACCAGGCAGTGCCTTGAGTGCCCTAACAGACAATGTGTGCCATCAGCTGTATCAGCGCGGACCATGCGAGGTGAAAGAGTACTTTAAACCACTGCCGGATCAGGACAAAAG ATCCGGTAATCGTTGGGGCTCCTGCACAACACCCCTGAACTGTGACGAGGGCATGTTATATTGGCCCAGGGACAACAAGTGCTATGCCCAGTATAGCAAGGGTCCTTGCAATCGGGGTAAATTGCTAACCCTAAATGCAGATGGTTTGGCCGAATGTCGCTGCGAGAATTCCGGTGAATTGGCCACCTATTACTATCCAGCGGAGGACTCTTGCTATGAGCATTATACCAAAGGACCTTGCTCGACGCCGGGTCACATTTTTCTGCCGGGCGGCCGCTGTGACTGTCAGCGCCATTTGCCGCACTACTATGCATCTCAACAGATGTGCTTTGAGCTGG acACGCCCGGGCCCTGTCCACCTGGCCACATCTTTCGCATACCCGATGAGTCGGTCCAGGAGACGGCTGCAACCACACTGCAACTGCTGCCCAGGGCCAAGTGTGTGTGCAAGGAGGGCTATGTCCCTTGGACAGATGGCATCTGCTATCGCCTCTATACACGCGGTCCTTGTGGAGCCAATGAATTCCTGGTCAACGGCACATCATGTGTACAAAATTTCTGTGGGAAGAATCGCTTATACTTCCCAGCGGAGGACTCATGCTATAGGATTGGCTCCCAAGGGCCCTGTTCGCTGCATCAGGTGGTGATCTTTGATTTCACAGCCCGACCATCGTTGGACGGCATTTCCTACAATGGCATGTGCGGCTGTTCGGGCGTCCTAACTAATCTCGATCAGCAATGCTCATCGAGTGGGCATGGCGGGATCGGCGGCGGTCAGGAGCTGAACATATGCGAATCGACGCCGGGAATGGTTGACATAAATGGCCAGTGCCATAAGCTATACACTCGCGGACCATGCGGTGCTGGCCAATGGTTGGAGCCACTTAAATCTCAGGGGAAATACAAAAACGATGGTACCTCAACGATTCTGGCCTATGCCACCAAAGCCAAATGCGTTTGCCGACCAGGATATACGCCAACCAATAGCAACGAGTCATCGGATACCATCGGCACAAGCAACGGCAACAGGCACAGCAGCAATTGCAGTGCACCGAGCGTCAGTTTGGCGAG GTGgtttttagaaatatttggTTAA
- the LOC6645772 gene encoding centrosomal protein of 135 kDa isoform X2 produces the protein MNINDGDFKDLRAKLDVMGFNQTLPVLAIPLVQAIFGDLIKTTECLRDTKKQVASLLEEKTCWELGIEPYKCDNSRLLAECNQLHLQFIKEREDYELRICEAERRIRNLQTDREHLQCHNVEMQNQLDAMLSKQMVTSVGVKRNPGPAPRHGKKPFISTVRSGNVLPTVLGSTPRESLKCTKCNAGIFQKTTTTSKDGGITVTQTSGQEEIDKLQNDLTAAGEQLEFYKRKVESRNREIRRLNDMLSGGRPPAALAKDCCYKEVGALSQDIDLLQREKTELMIQIQECRDKMHDAMQRAVSSEEEKLRLQKQMGELKEAALQVELQANSEIEARELQLKQLQLELKQSASGERLAGGATLQNDKRNLNERLNLLTRREEELDALNDKQKKKLHKMHAKITALQKELRDQNQHVVLNIDEEKIRLKSERDFFQKEYLRLMSKSGSDTELAFLHAQIKSKDEELKALRAEIFSGKLQMSPQKSQQYETIPPLTGRSSSNGNSSRSDCVQATIGRIERERDCARSELERVRCERDTLREKQLCSVQLHAEELQSLRHRNEELQDRLRRLEKDNRELNSARVPTETNIVLLREDIAELKQRVVTLQNELQQAKTENAQISLINEQNERLIADYHSKLIIAERQRQTADVRASSLDSSRETNRNELTQLRSELGALRKTFISLEHEKDSLLIQLDAKTERSYKLEYDLKDCREKKLTLEKKLQELEEQLLKVTTRSRQRDSELNETCTESKTLRQQLMAIKTSRDEAIAENGRLSDKLSDAQVEVKKLIQKLKDSDDQVAYMKEQLRKYVQEVKKAEEILMQKDKEREDLLDHYKSLSHVQVALAGSKQNLEFEATEFKQQICELECEVRTLNDKLHCCQCARDEAEVKLTAARATVRRLEQELENAHDDLRIQKVDLDARKELCDKLDVEKAKLNAELNEVHEIRKKLTKECENLRWELQQSAAVNQITTETTDEMIERLHNDQQRQEDAELKAKNEMERLRELHEATLKQLQVERARCSQQELLANRFEEQARELRQNLTEDRFRQARTREISPRVPSKTL, from the exons ATGAACATTAACGATGGAGATTTCAAAGATTTGCGGGCCAAACTGGATGTTATGGGATTTAACCAGACGCTACCTGTTCTGGCAATCCCTTTGGTTCAAGCAATATTTGGAGATTTAATTAAGACCACAGAATGCCTAAGGGATACAAAAAAGCAAGTTGCCAGTCTCCTTGAG GAAAAGACCTGTTGGGAGCTGGGCATTGAACCCTACAAATGCGACAACTCACGATTGCTAGCAGAATGCAATCAACTTCACTTGCAGTTCATAAAGGAGCGAGAGGATTACGAACTGCGAATATGTG AGGCCGAAAGACGCATAAGAAACCTACAGACGGATAGGGAACACTTGCAGTGCCACAATGTGGAAATGCAGAATCAATTGGATGCGATGTTGTCCAAGCAAATGGTTACATCGGTTGGTGTCAAGCGAAACCCAGGACCAGCCCCACGCCATG GCAAGAAACCCTTCATCAGCACTGTGCGCTCTGGCAACGTTTTGCCCACTGTTTTGGGATCAACGCCAAGGGAAAGCCTAAAGTGCACTAAATGCAATGCTGGCATCTTTCAAAAGACTACCACCACCAGCAAGGATGGCGGAATCACTGTGACCCAGACTAGCGGACAAGAAGAGATTGATAAGCTTCAAAACGATCTAACAGCAGCTGGCGAACAGTTGGAGTTCTACAAGCGGAAGGTAGAATCAAGAAATCGAGAGATACGACGACTGAATGACATGCTCTCTGGCGGACGTCCTCCCGCTGCTTTGGCCAAAGATTGCTGCTACAAAGAAGTGGGGGCCCTGTCCCAAGATATTGATCTATTGCAAAGAGAAAAGACTGAACTAATGATACAGATCCAGGAATGTCGTGACAAAATGCATGATGCCATGCAACGTGCTGTAAGTTCAGAGGAGGAGAAGCTACGACTGCAAAAACAAATGGGGGAGCTAAAAGAAGCCGCCCTGCAAGTGGAGCTGCAAGCCAATTCCGAAATAGAGGCTAGAGAGTTGCAACTAAAGCAATTGCAATTGGAATTGAAACAATCTGCATCTGGTGAACGACTTGCGGGTGGTGCTACTCTTCAGAATGATAAACGCAATCTAAATGAACGGCTCAATCTCCTCACACGCCGCGAAGAGGAACTGGACGCACTGAATGACAAGCAGAAGAAGAAACTCCATAAAATGCATGCCAAGATAACAGCCCTTCAAAAGGAACTCCGCGATCAGAATCAACATGTTGTACTTAACATTGATGAGGAGAAAATTCGGCTCAAGTCCGAACGAGATTTCTTTCAGAAGGAATATCTTCGTCTGATGAGCAAGTCTGGTTCGGATACGGAATTGGCCTTTTTGCATGCACAAATCAAGTCGAAAGATGAGGAACTTAAAGCATTGCGTGCCGAAATCTTTTCAGGAAAGCTACAAATGTCTCCACAAAAGAGTCAGCAATACGAGACAATTCCACCGCTGACTGGGCGTAGCTCGTCGAATGGCAATAGCAGTCGCAGTGATTGCGTCCAGGCCACCATTGGAAGAATAGAACGCGAACGTGATTGTGCCCGCTCGGAATTGGAACGTGTGCGCTGCGAACGGGACACATTAAGGGAGAAGCAATTGTGCTCGGTCCAACTGCATGCCGAGGAATTGCAATCGTTGCGCCATCGCAATGAAGAGCTGCAGGATCGTTTGCGCCGCCTGGAAAAGGATAATCGGGAATTGAATTCAGCCCGTGTGCCAACGGAAACCAACATAGTTCTGCTCAGAGAGGATATTGCGGAGTTAAAGCAACGTGTGGTGACCTTGCAAAATGAATTGCAGCAAGCGAAAACTGAAAACGCCCAAATCAG TTTGATAAACGAGCAAAATGAACGTCTGATAGCAGATTACCACAGCAAATTGATTATAGCCGAACGTCAACGACAAACGGCTGATGTGAGGGCCAGTTCCTTGGATTCGAGTCGGGAAACGAATCGAAATGAATTGACCCAATTGCGTAGCGAACTGGGAGCGTTGCGTAAAACGTTCATCTCACTGGAGCACGAGAAGGATTCGCTTCTG ATCCAATTGGACGCCAAAACCGAGCGATCCTACAAACTAGAATATGACCTCAAGGATTGCAGGGAGAAGAAGCTAACTCTGGAGAAGAAACTGCAAGAGCTGGAGGAGCAACTTCT cAAAGTGACCACCCGAAGTCGTCAACGTGATTCAGAATTGAATGAGACTTGCACTGAAAGCAAAACCCTGCGTCAACAATTGATGGCAATCAAAACGAGCCGTGATGAAGCCATCGCAGAGAATGG TCGTCTGTCGGACAAATTAAGCGATGCTCAGGTGGAGGTTAAGAAGTTAATTCAAAAACTCAAGGACTCGGATGATCAGGTGGCCTATATGAAAGAACAGTTACGCAAATATGTGCAGGAAGTGAAGAAGGCCGAGGAAATACTTATGCAAAAG GATAAGGAACGTGAGGATCTCTTGGATCATTACAAGAGTCTCTCTCACGTGCAGGTGGCCCTTGCGGGCAGCAAGCAAAATCTCGAATTCGAAGCAACCGAATTTAA acaacaaatctGTGAACTGGAATGCGAAGTTCGGACTCTTAACGATAAGCTACATTGCTGCCAGTGTGCACGGGATGAGGCGGAAGTCAAATTGACAGCTGCTCGAGCAACGGTACGCCGTTTGGAACAAGAATTGGAGAACGCCCACGATGATTTGAGAATACAGAAAGTTGATCTTGATGCTCGCAAAGAACTATGTGATAAACTGGATGTGGAGAAGGCAAAACTCAATGCCGAATTAAACGAGGTCCATGAAATACGCAAAAAG CTGACTAAAGAATGCGAAAATCTTCGCTGGGAGCTCCAGCAGAGTGCTGCGGTTAATCAAATTACCACCGAGACGACggatgaaatgattgaacgtCTGCACAATGATCAGCAGCGTCAGGAAGATGCCGAACTAAAGGCAAAGAATGAAATGGAGCGTCTTCGGGAACTACATGAAGCGACACTG AAACAACTTCAGGTGGAGCGAGCACGTTGCAGTCAGCAGGAACTTTTGGCCAATCGGTTTGAGGAGCAAGCCCGGGAATTGCGTCAAAATTTAACTGAAGATCGTTTCCGTCAAGCACGTACAAGGGAAATAAGTCCTAGAGTGCCATCAAAAACGTTGTAG
- the LOC6645772 gene encoding centrosomal protein of 135 kDa isoform X1 has protein sequence MNINDGDFKDLRAKLDVMGFNQTLPVLAIPLVQAIFGDLIKTTECLRDTKKQVASLLEEKTCWELGIEPYKCDNSRLLAECNQLHLQFIKEREDYELRICEAERRIRNLQTDREHLQCHNVEMQNQLDAMLSKQMVTSVGVKRNPGPAPRHGKKPFISTVRSGNVLPTVLGSTPRESLKCTKCNAGIFQKTTTTSKDGGITVTQTSGQEEIDKLQNDLTAAGEQLEFYKRKVESRNREIRRLNDMLSGGRPPAALAKDCCYKEVGALSQDIDLLQREKTELMIQIQECRDKMHDAMQRAVSSEEEKLRLQKQMGELKEAALQVELQANSEIEARELQLKQLQLELKQSASGERLAGGATLQNDKRNLNERLNLLTRREEELDALNDKQKKKLHKMHAKITALQKELRDQNQHVVLNIDEEKIRLKSERDFFQKEYLRLMSKSGSDTELAFLHAQIKSKDEELKALRAEIFSGKLQMSPQKSQQYETIPPLTGRSSSNGNSSRSDCVQATIGRIERERDCARSELERVRCERDTLREKQLCSVQLHAEELQSLRHRNEELQDRLRRLEKDNRELNSARVPTETNIVLLREDIAELKQRVVTLQNELQQAKTENAQISLINEQNERLIADYHSKLIIAERQRQTADVRASSLDSSRETNRNELTQLRSELGALRKTFISLEHEKDSLLIQLDAKTERSYKLEYDLKDCREKKLTLEKKLQELEEQLLKVTTRSRQRDSELNETCTESKTLRQQLMAIKTSRDEAIAENGRLSDKLSDAQVEVKKLIQKLKDSDDQVAYMKEQLRKYVQEVKKAEEILMQKVYSLLKDKEREDLLDHYKSLSHVQVALAGSKQNLEFEATEFKQQICELECEVRTLNDKLHCCQCARDEAEVKLTAARATVRRLEQELENAHDDLRIQKVDLDARKELCDKLDVEKAKLNAELNEVHEIRKKLTKECENLRWELQQSAAVNQITTETTDEMIERLHNDQQRQEDAELKAKNEMERLRELHEATLKQLQVERARCSQQELLANRFEEQARELRQNLTEDRFRQARTREISPRVPSKTL, from the exons ATGAACATTAACGATGGAGATTTCAAAGATTTGCGGGCCAAACTGGATGTTATGGGATTTAACCAGACGCTACCTGTTCTGGCAATCCCTTTGGTTCAAGCAATATTTGGAGATTTAATTAAGACCACAGAATGCCTAAGGGATACAAAAAAGCAAGTTGCCAGTCTCCTTGAG GAAAAGACCTGTTGGGAGCTGGGCATTGAACCCTACAAATGCGACAACTCACGATTGCTAGCAGAATGCAATCAACTTCACTTGCAGTTCATAAAGGAGCGAGAGGATTACGAACTGCGAATATGTG AGGCCGAAAGACGCATAAGAAACCTACAGACGGATAGGGAACACTTGCAGTGCCACAATGTGGAAATGCAGAATCAATTGGATGCGATGTTGTCCAAGCAAATGGTTACATCGGTTGGTGTCAAGCGAAACCCAGGACCAGCCCCACGCCATG GCAAGAAACCCTTCATCAGCACTGTGCGCTCTGGCAACGTTTTGCCCACTGTTTTGGGATCAACGCCAAGGGAAAGCCTAAAGTGCACTAAATGCAATGCTGGCATCTTTCAAAAGACTACCACCACCAGCAAGGATGGCGGAATCACTGTGACCCAGACTAGCGGACAAGAAGAGATTGATAAGCTTCAAAACGATCTAACAGCAGCTGGCGAACAGTTGGAGTTCTACAAGCGGAAGGTAGAATCAAGAAATCGAGAGATACGACGACTGAATGACATGCTCTCTGGCGGACGTCCTCCCGCTGCTTTGGCCAAAGATTGCTGCTACAAAGAAGTGGGGGCCCTGTCCCAAGATATTGATCTATTGCAAAGAGAAAAGACTGAACTAATGATACAGATCCAGGAATGTCGTGACAAAATGCATGATGCCATGCAACGTGCTGTAAGTTCAGAGGAGGAGAAGCTACGACTGCAAAAACAAATGGGGGAGCTAAAAGAAGCCGCCCTGCAAGTGGAGCTGCAAGCCAATTCCGAAATAGAGGCTAGAGAGTTGCAACTAAAGCAATTGCAATTGGAATTGAAACAATCTGCATCTGGTGAACGACTTGCGGGTGGTGCTACTCTTCAGAATGATAAACGCAATCTAAATGAACGGCTCAATCTCCTCACACGCCGCGAAGAGGAACTGGACGCACTGAATGACAAGCAGAAGAAGAAACTCCATAAAATGCATGCCAAGATAACAGCCCTTCAAAAGGAACTCCGCGATCAGAATCAACATGTTGTACTTAACATTGATGAGGAGAAAATTCGGCTCAAGTCCGAACGAGATTTCTTTCAGAAGGAATATCTTCGTCTGATGAGCAAGTCTGGTTCGGATACGGAATTGGCCTTTTTGCATGCACAAATCAAGTCGAAAGATGAGGAACTTAAAGCATTGCGTGCCGAAATCTTTTCAGGAAAGCTACAAATGTCTCCACAAAAGAGTCAGCAATACGAGACAATTCCACCGCTGACTGGGCGTAGCTCGTCGAATGGCAATAGCAGTCGCAGTGATTGCGTCCAGGCCACCATTGGAAGAATAGAACGCGAACGTGATTGTGCCCGCTCGGAATTGGAACGTGTGCGCTGCGAACGGGACACATTAAGGGAGAAGCAATTGTGCTCGGTCCAACTGCATGCCGAGGAATTGCAATCGTTGCGCCATCGCAATGAAGAGCTGCAGGATCGTTTGCGCCGCCTGGAAAAGGATAATCGGGAATTGAATTCAGCCCGTGTGCCAACGGAAACCAACATAGTTCTGCTCAGAGAGGATATTGCGGAGTTAAAGCAACGTGTGGTGACCTTGCAAAATGAATTGCAGCAAGCGAAAACTGAAAACGCCCAAATCAG TTTGATAAACGAGCAAAATGAACGTCTGATAGCAGATTACCACAGCAAATTGATTATAGCCGAACGTCAACGACAAACGGCTGATGTGAGGGCCAGTTCCTTGGATTCGAGTCGGGAAACGAATCGAAATGAATTGACCCAATTGCGTAGCGAACTGGGAGCGTTGCGTAAAACGTTCATCTCACTGGAGCACGAGAAGGATTCGCTTCTG ATCCAATTGGACGCCAAAACCGAGCGATCCTACAAACTAGAATATGACCTCAAGGATTGCAGGGAGAAGAAGCTAACTCTGGAGAAGAAACTGCAAGAGCTGGAGGAGCAACTTCT cAAAGTGACCACCCGAAGTCGTCAACGTGATTCAGAATTGAATGAGACTTGCACTGAAAGCAAAACCCTGCGTCAACAATTGATGGCAATCAAAACGAGCCGTGATGAAGCCATCGCAGAGAATGG TCGTCTGTCGGACAAATTAAGCGATGCTCAGGTGGAGGTTAAGAAGTTAATTCAAAAACTCAAGGACTCGGATGATCAGGTGGCCTATATGAAAGAACAGTTACGCAAATATGTGCAGGAAGTGAAGAAGGCCGAGGAAATACTTATGCAAAAG GTGTACTCTCTCTTAAAGGATAAGGAACGTGAGGATCTCTTGGATCATTACAAGAGTCTCTCTCACGTGCAGGTGGCCCTTGCGGGCAGCAAGCAAAATCTCGAATTCGAAGCAACCGAATTTAA acaacaaatctGTGAACTGGAATGCGAAGTTCGGACTCTTAACGATAAGCTACATTGCTGCCAGTGTGCACGGGATGAGGCGGAAGTCAAATTGACAGCTGCTCGAGCAACGGTACGCCGTTTGGAACAAGAATTGGAGAACGCCCACGATGATTTGAGAATACAGAAAGTTGATCTTGATGCTCGCAAAGAACTATGTGATAAACTGGATGTGGAGAAGGCAAAACTCAATGCCGAATTAAACGAGGTCCATGAAATACGCAAAAAG CTGACTAAAGAATGCGAAAATCTTCGCTGGGAGCTCCAGCAGAGTGCTGCGGTTAATCAAATTACCACCGAGACGACggatgaaatgattgaacgtCTGCACAATGATCAGCAGCGTCAGGAAGATGCCGAACTAAAGGCAAAGAATGAAATGGAGCGTCTTCGGGAACTACATGAAGCGACACTG AAACAACTTCAGGTGGAGCGAGCACGTTGCAGTCAGCAGGAACTTTTGGCCAATCGGTTTGAGGAGCAAGCCCGGGAATTGCGTCAAAATTTAACTGAAGATCGTTTCCGTCAAGCACGTACAAGGGAAATAAGTCCTAGAGTGCCATCAAAAACGTTGTAG